The proteins below are encoded in one region of Streptomyces sp. NBC_00490:
- a CDS encoding NAD(P)H-binding protein, whose product MIVVTGATGNVGRELVRALAESGAEAVATSRQITSADVPDGVRHRPADLVDAESLRPVFDGADALFLQNGGPSAHLLDVPHLLDVAKAGGVERVVLLSSQGVVTRPESDSHGRIGQGIEEAVRQSGLDWTLLRPGGFHSNAFAWAGSVRAQRTVAAPFGDVGLPTVDPADIAAVAAVTLRSAEHAGQVYELTGPARVTPRQQAAALGEALGEPVKFVEWSRDEARAQMLGFMPEPVVDTTLDILGAPTPAEQRVSPDVERVTGRSPGTFADWARRHAAMFR is encoded by the coding sequence ATGATCGTGGTGACGGGGGCAACGGGCAACGTCGGCCGGGAGCTCGTTCGGGCGCTGGCGGAATCCGGTGCCGAGGCAGTCGCGACATCCCGGCAGATCACGTCCGCCGACGTTCCGGACGGCGTACGACACCGGCCGGCGGACCTGGTCGACGCGGAGAGCCTGCGCCCCGTGTTCGACGGCGCGGACGCCCTGTTCCTGCAGAACGGGGGTCCCAGCGCCCATCTGCTCGACGTCCCGCACCTCTTGGACGTCGCCAAGGCCGGCGGGGTGGAGCGGGTCGTCCTGCTGTCGTCGCAGGGGGTCGTGACCCGCCCGGAGTCCGACTCGCACGGACGCATCGGGCAAGGCATCGAGGAGGCCGTACGGCAGTCGGGCCTGGACTGGACGTTGCTGCGCCCGGGCGGCTTCCACTCCAACGCCTTCGCCTGGGCCGGGTCCGTACGCGCGCAGCGCACCGTGGCCGCGCCGTTCGGGGACGTCGGACTGCCCACGGTCGACCCGGCCGACATCGCGGCGGTGGCCGCGGTGACGCTGCGCTCGGCCGAACACGCCGGACAGGTCTACGAGTTGACCGGCCCCGCCCGTGTCACTCCCCGACAGCAGGCCGCGGCCCTCGGCGAGGCGCTGGGCGAGCCGGTCAAGTTCGTCGAGTGGAGCCGGGACGAGGCCCGCGCGCAGATGCTGGGGTTCATGCCCGAGCCCGTGGTGGACACCACCCTCGACATCCTGGGCGCCCCGACCCCCGCCGAACAGCGCGTCAGCCCCGACGTCGAGCGCGTCACCGGCCGTTCGCCGGGCACGTTCGCCGACTGGGCGCGACGGCACGCCGCCATGTTCCGGTAG
- a CDS encoding winged helix-turn-helix transcriptional regulator, whose product MKVETTTDPAIACPISPVVDIVFSRWTTPILWSLHAHGRQRFVELERRITKITPKVLTQRLRQLERDGLVVRTYHPEVPPRVEYEISELGRSLAPLFAHLADWSADHLDAVERARQDYDTA is encoded by the coding sequence ATGAAGGTCGAGACGACCACCGACCCCGCAATCGCCTGTCCCATAAGCCCGGTCGTGGACATCGTGTTCAGCCGCTGGACCACGCCGATCCTGTGGAGCCTGCACGCACACGGACGGCAGCGCTTCGTCGAACTGGAGCGGCGCATCACGAAGATCACCCCGAAGGTCCTCACCCAGCGGCTGCGGCAGTTGGAGCGGGACGGGCTGGTCGTGCGCACGTACCACCCAGAGGTCCCGCCCAGGGTCGAGTACGAGATCAGCGAGCTGGGCCGCAGCCTCGCCCCGCTCTTCGCGCACCTCGCCGACTGGTCCGCCGACCACCTCGACGCCGTCGAGCGGGCCCGGCAGGACTACGACACCGCCTGA
- a CDS encoding nucleoside/nucleotide kinase family protein produces MPLTFDDLLIRARALARGDRRAILGIAGSPGSGKTTLAQTLVRELDAGGEPWVAHVPMDGFHLADVELDRLGLRDRKGAPDTFDAAGYAALLRRLRAEDEEGGAIVYAPGFERVLEQPIAGAVPVPPTARLVVTEGNYLLLDTGAWVRVRQQLDEVWFCELDEQERIRRLVARHEEFGKGHEEAVAWVQRTDQRNADLVAATRDRADLIVPAMTPKGRQAVS; encoded by the coding sequence GTGCCGCTGACATTCGACGACCTGCTCATCCGCGCCCGCGCCCTCGCGCGGGGCGACCGGCGCGCGATCCTCGGCATCGCGGGCAGCCCCGGCTCGGGCAAGACGACACTCGCCCAGACCCTGGTGCGGGAACTCGACGCGGGCGGGGAGCCATGGGTGGCGCACGTCCCCATGGACGGCTTCCACCTCGCCGACGTGGAACTGGACCGGCTCGGACTCCGTGACCGCAAGGGCGCGCCGGACACCTTCGACGCGGCGGGATACGCGGCGCTGCTGCGGCGGCTGCGCGCGGAGGACGAGGAGGGCGGTGCCATCGTGTACGCGCCCGGCTTCGAGCGGGTGCTGGAGCAGCCGATCGCGGGCGCCGTGCCGGTGCCGCCGACGGCCCGCCTGGTGGTGACCGAGGGCAACTACCTGCTGCTGGACACGGGCGCCTGGGTGCGGGTGCGGCAGCAGCTGGACGAGGTGTGGTTCTGCGAGCTGGACGAACAGGAGCGGATCCGGCGGCTGGTCGCCCGGCACGAGGAGTTCGGCAAGGGACACGAGGAGGCCGTGGCCTGGGTGCAGCGCACGGACCAGCGCAACGCCGACCTGGTGGCGGCGACCCGGGACCGGGCGGATCTGATCGTGCCGGCCATGACGCCCAAGGGCCGTCAGGCGGTGTCGTAG
- a CDS encoding YybH family protein, giving the protein MPDDAAQIRALITNWADAVHRGDLDGVLADHAEDIVMYDVPPPHHGIHGLAAYGAAWPPFFAWQAQGACFDIESLDVTAGSEVAYAHALLRCATPEELAEHPGLRLRLTFGLRKQDGRWLVAHEHHSFPHD; this is encoded by the coding sequence GTGCCCGACGACGCCGCACAGATCCGTGCCCTGATCACGAACTGGGCCGACGCCGTCCACCGGGGCGACCTCGACGGTGTCCTGGCCGACCACGCCGAGGACATCGTCATGTACGACGTCCCGCCGCCCCACCACGGCATCCACGGACTGGCCGCCTACGGTGCCGCCTGGCCACCCTTCTTCGCCTGGCAGGCCCAGGGCGCCTGCTTCGACATCGAGTCCCTCGACGTCACCGCAGGCTCCGAGGTCGCCTACGCCCACGCCCTCCTGCGCTGCGCGACCCCCGAGGAACTCGCCGAACACCCCGGTCTCCGCCTGCGCCTGACGTTCGGGCTGCGTAAACAGGACGGCCGCTGGCTCGTCGCCCACGAACACCACTCGTTCCCGCACGACTGA
- a CDS encoding lysylphosphatidylglycerol synthase domain-containing protein produces MTSEPVVVAPSRRRVYWHSALTLVVLVGTVCLAQRHWPVLERGAVRLAVADQGWLLVGGTAAAATWGCAALAQQGAVLRHLPQGRLVAAQFAASAANHLLPAGLGAGAVNLRFLMRCGLSAGRAATALAVKGTAAAVVRVVLVVALALACPGVLRFPQLSGAILVALLAAAVCVAGVLAWPRCRRALAAVAADIRAVHANPPRAAALWGGSLAFAALHALVLIAVTQAVALPLPPARVALLYLAASSAAALLPTPGGLGSLDAALAFALTTAGAPAAAAASAVLGYRLLTVWLPLVPGLVVLGVLVRRKAL; encoded by the coding sequence ATGACGTCCGAACCGGTCGTCGTCGCCCCGAGCCGAAGACGCGTCTACTGGCACAGCGCGCTCACCCTCGTCGTCCTGGTGGGTACGGTCTGCCTCGCCCAGCGGCACTGGCCGGTCCTCGAACGCGGGGCCGTGCGGCTCGCCGTCGCCGACCAGGGCTGGCTGCTGGTGGGCGGTACGGCCGCCGCCGCGACCTGGGGCTGCGCGGCGCTCGCCCAGCAGGGCGCGGTTCTCCGGCACCTGCCCCAAGGGCGGCTCGTGGCAGCGCAGTTCGCCGCCTCCGCCGCCAACCATCTGCTGCCCGCCGGGCTCGGCGCGGGCGCGGTCAACCTGCGTTTCCTCATGCGCTGCGGGCTGTCGGCCGGCCGCGCGGCGACCGCCCTCGCCGTCAAGGGCACAGCCGCCGCGGTGGTGCGGGTCGTCCTGGTCGTGGCGCTCGCACTGGCCTGCCCGGGTGTGCTGCGGTTCCCGCAGCTGTCCGGAGCGATCCTCGTCGCCCTCCTCGCCGCCGCGGTCTGCGTGGCCGGCGTGCTGGCGTGGCCGCGGTGCCGGCGCGCCCTGGCCGCCGTCGCCGCCGACATCCGGGCCGTGCACGCGAACCCGCCCCGGGCGGCCGCTCTGTGGGGCGGTTCGCTGGCCTTCGCCGCCCTGCACGCCCTCGTCCTGATCGCCGTCACACAGGCCGTCGCGCTCCCCCTGCCGCCGGCCCGGGTGGCGCTGCTGTATCTCGCCGCCAGCAGTGCCGCCGCCCTGCTGCCCACCCCCGGCGGCCTCGGCTCCCTCGACGCCGCCCTGGCCTTCGCCCTCACCACCGCGGGCGCCCCGGCCGCCGCGGCCGCCTCCGCCGTTCTCGGCTACCGGCTCCTGACCGTGTGGCTGCCGCTGGTGCCGGGCCTGGTGGTGCTCGGCGTGCTGGTGCGACGCAAGGCCCTGTGA
- the prcB gene encoding proteasome subunit beta: MTESEHGGRLGEEFFTPGSASFTEFLRSHRPALLPTRRPFPDGVRAAPDRFPHGTTVLALTYRDGVLIAGDRRATMGNLIAQRDLEKVHPADDHTAVAFAGTVGLALDMVKLYQVELTHFEKIEGAPMSLNAKARRLANMIRQNLGQAMQGLAVVPLLTGYDHTADDGEQGRIFSFDVAGGLYEKRDFHAEGSGSPYARGALKKLFQRGMSRRDAALAALQALWDAADDDSATGGPDLNRRIFPIVSVITEDGFERLPESETEQLTREMVEQRGSRPDGPNATA, translated from the coding sequence ATGACGGAGAGCGAGCACGGCGGACGGCTGGGGGAGGAGTTCTTCACTCCGGGAAGCGCGTCCTTCACCGAGTTCCTCCGCTCCCACCGGCCCGCCCTGCTGCCCACCCGCAGACCCTTCCCCGACGGAGTGCGCGCCGCCCCCGACCGGTTCCCGCACGGCACCACCGTGCTGGCCCTCACCTACCGCGACGGCGTGCTGATCGCCGGCGACCGCAGGGCCACGATGGGCAACCTCATCGCCCAGCGCGACCTGGAGAAGGTGCATCCCGCCGACGACCACACCGCCGTCGCCTTCGCGGGCACCGTCGGTCTCGCCCTGGACATGGTGAAGCTGTACCAGGTCGAGCTCACGCACTTCGAGAAGATCGAGGGCGCGCCGATGTCCCTCAACGCCAAGGCCCGGCGCCTGGCGAACATGATCCGGCAGAACCTCGGCCAGGCCATGCAGGGCCTCGCCGTCGTCCCCCTCCTCACCGGCTACGACCACACGGCCGACGACGGCGAGCAGGGACGCATCTTCAGCTTCGACGTCGCCGGGGGCCTGTACGAGAAGCGGGACTTCCACGCCGAGGGCTCCGGCTCGCCGTACGCCCGCGGTGCGCTGAAGAAGCTGTTCCAGCGGGGCATGTCCCGGCGCGATGCCGCGCTCGCCGCCCTCCAGGCCCTGTGGGACGCGGCGGACGACGACTCCGCGACCGGCGGCCCCGACCTCAACCGGCGGATCTTCCCGATCGTCTCGGTCATCACCGAGGACGGCTTCGAGCGGCTGCCCGAATCGGAGACCGAGCAGCTCACCCGGGAGATGGTCGAGCAGCGCGGCAGCCGTCCGGACGGCCCGAACGCCACGGCCTGA
- a CDS encoding APC family permease, producing MSNSRGRGLQANALGMFDTVVMAVAGSAPAYSIAATTAVLVGAVGLASPAALLYCAIPMLGIALAFSYLSRIDVNAGASYSWVGRTLHPFLGFLSGWALVVSATIFMVAGSLPAGSMTLALFDEGLADDTALSTLVGAAWFVAMLLVVLGGARLTVRAQLLMSGVELVILALFAILAFLHTDNARAFDWSWFGFGQFDGMAGFASGALIAAFYYWGWDVTSNLSEETRNSRRTTGLAGLIGVGIVFLLFEVFTIAVNVVLSSAQVRENEANVLAVLGEEIWPGWGGKLLIVAVMLSTIATLETTLIQVTRSLFAMGRDRTMPAALGRVHREWNTPWVAIVVVGAVALVMFIASNALGSVGDILSDAISAIGLQIAVYYGLAGLAAVVAYRKMLLKSAANFFFGGLWPLLGALFMFWIFIESLGELSRAAVTIGVGGLAAGLVPMLWYWRKGSDYYRPATLDATHTIEADYVPAGAVPAQSRAHEGLSTDF from the coding sequence ATGAGCAACAGCAGGGGCAGAGGGTTGCAGGCCAACGCCCTCGGCATGTTCGACACGGTGGTGATGGCGGTCGCGGGAAGCGCCCCGGCCTACTCGATCGCCGCCACCACCGCCGTCCTTGTCGGCGCGGTGGGTCTCGCCAGCCCGGCCGCCCTCCTGTATTGCGCGATCCCCATGCTGGGCATCGCGCTGGCGTTCAGCTATCTCAGCCGCATCGACGTCAACGCGGGCGCCAGTTACTCATGGGTGGGGCGAACTCTCCACCCGTTCCTGGGCTTTCTCAGCGGCTGGGCGCTCGTGGTCTCGGCGACCATCTTCATGGTCGCCGGTTCACTGCCGGCCGGTTCGATGACGCTCGCCCTGTTCGACGAGGGCCTCGCCGACGACACCGCGCTGTCCACACTCGTCGGCGCCGCCTGGTTCGTGGCCATGCTGCTGGTCGTGCTCGGCGGCGCCCGGCTCACCGTCCGCGCCCAGCTCCTCATGTCCGGCGTCGAGCTCGTGATACTGGCCCTGTTCGCGATCCTGGCCTTCCTGCACACGGACAACGCCCGCGCCTTCGACTGGTCCTGGTTCGGCTTCGGCCAGTTCGACGGCATGGCCGGCTTCGCGTCCGGCGCGCTGATCGCCGCGTTCTACTACTGGGGCTGGGACGTGACCAGCAACCTCAGCGAGGAGACCCGCAACAGCCGCCGTACGACCGGACTCGCGGGCCTGATCGGGGTCGGCATCGTCTTCCTGCTGTTCGAGGTGTTCACCATCGCGGTGAACGTCGTGCTGTCCTCGGCACAGGTCCGGGAGAACGAGGCCAACGTGCTCGCGGTGCTGGGCGAGGAGATCTGGCCGGGCTGGGGCGGCAAACTGCTGATCGTCGCGGTGATGCTGTCCACCATCGCCACGCTGGAGACCACGCTGATCCAGGTCACCCGCTCGCTGTTCGCGATGGGCCGCGACCGTACGATGCCGGCCGCGCTGGGCAGGGTGCACCGCGAGTGGAACACGCCCTGGGTCGCCATCGTCGTGGTCGGCGCCGTGGCGCTGGTGATGTTCATCGCCTCCAACGCGCTCGGCTCGGTGGGCGACATCCTCTCCGACGCGATCTCGGCGATCGGTCTGCAGATCGCCGTCTACTACGGTCTGGCGGGCCTCGCGGCCGTCGTCGCCTATCGAAAGATGCTGCTGAAGTCCGCCGCCAACTTCTTCTTCGGCGGCCTGTGGCCGCTGCTGGGCGCCCTGTTCATGTTCTGGATCTTCATCGAGTCGCTGGGCGAGCTCAGCCGGGCCGCCGTCACGATCGGCGTCGGCGGACTCGCCGCCGGGCTGGTCCCGATGCTCTGGTACTGGAGGAAGGGCAGCGACTACTACCGGCCCGCCACACTCGACGCCACCCACACCATCGAGGCGGACTATGTCCCCGCCGGCGCCGTGCCCGCGCAGTCCCGTGCCCACGAGGGTCTCTCCACCGACTTCTGA